One genomic region from Leifsonia sp. Root1293 encodes:
- a CDS encoding esterase/lipase family protein: MNPLKLLSDLVHDYAYVARRQYDVLRSAAKPDAYLTGTKRPVMILPGIYEDWRFMLPLVERLSASGHPVHVVPELRHNRDVITDSAALVARMLEERDLRDVVIVAHSKGGLIGKQVLIDDAAAQATGGPVRVAHLVAINTPFAGSAYARYAIRRELREFSPTDALLRRFATILDINERITSIFSTVDPVVPDGSLLPGAHRNIRMPFLGHFRILADVRVLAIVDAIAEAPPELAPAPSRPLVE, encoded by the coding sequence ATGAATCCGCTCAAGCTGCTCTCCGACCTCGTGCACGACTACGCCTACGTGGCGCGCAGGCAGTACGACGTGCTGCGGTCTGCGGCGAAGCCCGACGCCTATCTCACCGGAACGAAGCGCCCGGTGATGATCCTGCCCGGCATCTACGAGGACTGGCGCTTCATGCTGCCCCTCGTCGAGCGACTCTCGGCCAGCGGGCATCCCGTGCACGTGGTGCCCGAGCTGCGCCACAACCGTGACGTGATCACGGACTCGGCGGCCCTGGTGGCGCGCATGCTCGAGGAGCGCGATCTGCGCGACGTCGTGATCGTCGCGCACAGCAAGGGCGGCCTGATCGGAAAGCAGGTGCTCATCGACGACGCTGCGGCCCAGGCGACCGGGGGGCCGGTGCGCGTCGCGCACCTGGTGGCCATCAACACGCCGTTCGCGGGTTCGGCCTACGCGCGGTACGCGATCCGGCGCGAGCTGCGCGAGTTCTCGCCGACGGATGCCCTGCTCAGACGTTTCGCCACCATCCTCGACATCAACGAGCGCATCACATCGATCTTCAGCACCGTCGACCCCGTGGTGCCGGACGGGAGTCTGCTTCCGGGCGCGCACCGGAACATCCGGATGCCGTTCCTCGGGCACTTCCGCATCCTCGCGGACGTGCGGGTGCTGGCCATCGTCGACGCGATCGCCGAGGCGCCGCCGGAGCTGGCGCCGGCACCTTCCCGCCCGCTGGTCGAGTAG
- a CDS encoding FKBP-type peptidyl-prolyl cis-trans isomerase has product MTDLNSKPEVDFPEGPAPETLVIEDIVVGDGAEAQASSTVDVHYLGVEYETGDEFDSSWNRGESINFPLNRLIAGWQEGIPGMKVGGRRKLVVPPHQAYGPAGGGHQLSGKTLVFIIDLKGVS; this is encoded by the coding sequence ATGACCGATCTGAACAGCAAGCCAGAAGTCGACTTCCCGGAGGGCCCGGCGCCCGAGACGCTCGTCATCGAGGACATCGTCGTCGGAGACGGCGCAGAGGCTCAGGCCTCCTCGACCGTCGACGTGCACTACCTCGGAGTGGAGTACGAGACGGGCGATGAGTTCGACTCCTCGTGGAACCGGGGCGAGTCCATCAACTTCCCGCTCAACCGTCTCATCGCGGGCTGGCAGGAGGGCATCCCCGGCATGAAGGTCGGCGGACGCCGCAAGCTCGTCGTGCCGCCCCACCAGGCCTACGGCCCTGCAGGCGGAGGACACCAGCTCTCCGGCAAGACCCTCGTCTTCATCATCGACCTCAAGGGCGTCAGCTAG
- a CDS encoding CPBP family intramembrane glutamic endopeptidase, whose amino-acid sequence MPSIAASTTDAPALPRLSWKLVPTLFVCAAAVMLFGVQIIWIGYALLAVGLIIAAVVDRSLLRDLALIAAGLVIISTISLAADISYINMVRMGTVLALAVAVPYLVSRYVYRERAIRFPWRGGGRWTRAQWFYLILVLVLGWTILPFYFITSGVYTNWPTVTEPDAIARLLVGVNAVGIWDELFFICVVFTLLRRHFPNWQANLLQAVIFVSFLWELGYQSWGPLLTFPFALLQGYTFSLTRSLGYVITVHLLFDLVVFLVIVHAHNPGALPIFLL is encoded by the coding sequence ATGCCGAGCATCGCCGCCAGCACCACGGACGCACCCGCTCTTCCGCGCCTGTCGTGGAAGCTGGTGCCGACGCTGTTCGTCTGCGCAGCCGCCGTGATGCTCTTCGGCGTGCAGATCATCTGGATCGGCTACGCGCTGCTCGCCGTGGGGCTGATCATCGCCGCCGTCGTCGATCGATCGCTGCTGCGCGACCTCGCCCTCATCGCCGCAGGGCTGGTCATCATCTCGACGATCTCGCTCGCCGCCGACATCAGCTACATCAACATGGTGCGCATGGGCACGGTGCTCGCCCTCGCCGTGGCCGTTCCCTACCTGGTCTCGCGCTACGTCTACCGTGAGCGGGCCATCAGGTTCCCGTGGCGCGGAGGGGGCCGGTGGACTCGGGCGCAGTGGTTCTACCTGATCCTCGTGCTGGTGCTCGGCTGGACCATTCTCCCGTTCTACTTCATCACGTCGGGGGTGTACACGAACTGGCCGACCGTGACGGAACCGGATGCGATCGCCAGGCTCCTCGTCGGAGTGAACGCGGTCGGCATCTGGGACGAGCTGTTCTTCATCTGCGTGGTGTTCACGCTCCTGCGCCGGCACTTCCCCAACTGGCAGGCGAACCTGCTGCAGGCCGTCATCTTCGTGTCGTTCCTGTGGGAGCTCGGCTACCAGAGCTGGGGTCCGCTGCTCACCTTCCCGTTCGCGCTGCTGCAGGGCTACACCTTCTCCCTGACCCGCTCCCTGGGCTACGTCATCACGGTGCACCTGCTCTTCGACCTCGTCGTCTTCCTGGTCATCGTGCACGCGCACAACCCGGGAGCGCTGCCGATCTTCCTGCTTTGA
- a CDS encoding M4 family metallopeptidase, producing the protein MIRGNDTHDCIRSHATTDAEGRCAVGIHTGDPGERDGAGTRRHHSIVPPYLLAAIAATDDPRFQNASQAAKISLVRDGVRFDEPNPLTRNPQPRSARQRSATPGLPQRTISDAQGRETLPGEVVRREGEPATADVSVNEAYDGLGATYELFWDVFARDSIDGKGLPLDATVHYGDQYDNAFWDGERMVFGDGDGEVFTRFTIALDVIGHELTHGVTQFTANLVYEGQSGALNESVSDVFGSLVAQFAKRQTAEQASWLIGEGLFTDEVQGIALRSLKAPGTAYDDDVLGKDPQPSHMRDYDNTTADSGGVHINSGIPNHAFYLVATAIGGAAWEKAGQIWYDALTGDDLAARADFSRFAKVTTDAAARRYGDDAAETDAVRAAWLAVGVVADK; encoded by the coding sequence ATGATCCGGGGGAACGACACACACGACTGCATCCGTTCGCATGCGACGACGGATGCCGAGGGCCGCTGTGCCGTCGGAATCCACACCGGTGACCCCGGCGAGCGCGACGGCGCCGGCACTCGGCGGCATCACTCCATCGTGCCGCCGTACCTGCTCGCGGCCATCGCCGCCACCGACGACCCGCGCTTCCAGAACGCATCGCAGGCCGCGAAGATCTCTCTCGTGCGCGACGGCGTGCGCTTCGACGAGCCGAACCCCCTCACCCGCAATCCGCAGCCCAGGTCGGCTCGACAGCGGTCGGCGACGCCTGGGCTGCCCCAGCGCACGATCTCCGACGCGCAGGGGCGGGAGACCCTTCCGGGCGAGGTCGTGCGCCGCGAGGGCGAGCCGGCGACAGCCGATGTGAGCGTGAACGAGGCCTACGACGGCCTCGGCGCCACCTACGAACTGTTCTGGGATGTCTTCGCGCGCGATTCGATCGACGGCAAGGGCCTGCCCCTCGACGCCACGGTGCACTACGGCGATCAGTACGACAACGCGTTCTGGGACGGCGAGCGGATGGTGTTCGGCGACGGCGACGGCGAGGTCTTCACGCGGTTCACGATCGCACTCGACGTGATCGGGCACGAGCTCACCCACGGTGTCACCCAGTTCACGGCGAACCTGGTCTACGAGGGCCAGTCCGGAGCGCTCAACGAATCGGTCAGCGACGTCTTCGGCTCTCTCGTCGCCCAGTTCGCCAAGCGCCAGACGGCGGAGCAGGCCAGCTGGCTCATCGGCGAGGGGCTCTTCACCGACGAGGTGCAGGGCATCGCGCTGCGCTCACTGAAGGCGCCGGGAACGGCGTACGACGATGACGTGCTCGGAAAAGACCCGCAGCCGTCGCACATGCGCGACTACGACAACACCACGGCGGACAGCGGCGGGGTGCACATCAACTCGGGCATCCCCAACCACGCGTTCTATCTCGTCGCAACGGCCATCGGCGGCGCGGCCTGGGAGAAGGCCGGCCAGATCTGGTACGACGCCCTCACCGGAGACGACCTCGCCGCCCGCGCCGACTTCTCCCGCTTCGCGAAGGTGACGACGGATGCAGCGGCTCGGCGCTATGGCGACGACGCAGCCGAGACCGACGCCGTGCGCGCCGCCTGGCTCGCCGTGGGCGTGGTGGCCGACAAGTAG
- a CDS encoding protealysin inhibitor emfourin: MLVIVTRSGGFGGLRRTWSVLIDEQPDAADWLVLLAELPWDDVPPQPPQPDRFVYIIRYERQAGAPVAPDTASRPPATDPPEREATLAEQQLQGPWRELVDRVRTANSAAAPERPAVSDSHAAAEQHPAPDSRASH; this comes from the coding sequence ATGCTCGTGATCGTCACCCGATCCGGCGGCTTCGGCGGCCTCCGCCGAACGTGGAGCGTGCTCATCGATGAGCAGCCCGATGCCGCCGACTGGCTCGTGCTGCTCGCAGAACTCCCGTGGGACGACGTCCCGCCGCAGCCGCCGCAGCCCGATCGCTTCGTCTACATCATCCGCTACGAGCGCCAGGCCGGTGCTCCGGTCGCTCCCGACACGGCCTCCCGACCGCCGGCGACCGACCCCCCTGAGCGCGAGGCCACGCTGGCCGAGCAGCAGCTGCAGGGGCCGTGGCGCGAACTCGTCGACAGGGTGAGGACCGCGAACTCCGCAGCAGCGCCCGAACGGCCGGCGGTGTCGGATTCGCACGCAGCGGCCGAGCAGCATCCGGCACCCGACTCGCGAGCGTCGCACTGA
- a CDS encoding FAD-binding oxidoreductase, with translation MATIDLLRAALGDPQGEHTVVTDDAVLAAARADRSGFVAAETALAVVYAASIDAVQATLRFASEHSIPVVPRGAGTGLAGGAIGSAGAIVLDVSRMNRILEIDAENELAVVEPGVINDALNAAATPLGLWFAPDPASKAISSVGGNIATNAGGLLCAKYGVTREAVLGLAVVLADGRLIRTGHRTVKGVTGYDLTALFTGSEGTLGVIVEATVRLRPLPDGAPVTLGVFFPDVAAAAAAAASVTAARLRPAVMELIDPVALAFIRAHLGSEAFVGTPLDGSPLDSATGGAADAPAFLLVQFDGPAAAAEAEAALPVLVAAGGAAQLAADAAAGERLLAIRRAFHASVAAGGEVLIEDVSVPRSRMAEMFVTIAEIGDRHGLAIPTVAHAGDGNLHPNFIYAGDSVPDAVWQAADELFRAALALGGTLTGEHGVGLLKRRWLADELGDDSYGLQRELKRVFDPQGILNPGKVFAE, from the coding sequence ATGGCCACGATCGACCTGCTGCGCGCAGCTCTGGGAGACCCGCAGGGTGAGCACACGGTGGTCACGGATGACGCTGTGCTCGCTGCGGCCCGTGCCGACAGGTCGGGATTCGTCGCCGCCGAGACGGCGCTCGCCGTCGTCTACGCGGCATCGATCGACGCCGTGCAGGCCACTCTGCGCTTCGCCAGCGAGCACTCCATTCCCGTGGTGCCGCGCGGCGCCGGAACGGGACTCGCCGGCGGAGCCATCGGCAGCGCCGGGGCGATCGTGCTCGATGTCTCGCGCATGAACCGCATCCTCGAGATCGATGCCGAGAACGAGCTCGCGGTCGTCGAGCCCGGTGTGATCAACGATGCCCTCAACGCCGCTGCCACCCCGCTCGGCCTCTGGTTCGCGCCGGACCCGGCCTCGAAGGCCATCTCATCGGTCGGCGGCAACATCGCCACGAATGCCGGCGGACTGCTCTGCGCCAAGTACGGCGTCACGCGCGAAGCCGTCCTCGGGCTCGCGGTGGTGCTCGCCGACGGGCGGCTCATCCGCACGGGCCATCGCACGGTCAAAGGCGTGACCGGGTACGACCTCACGGCGTTGTTCACCGGATCGGAGGGAACCCTCGGCGTCATCGTCGAGGCGACGGTGCGACTGCGTCCGCTGCCCGATGGCGCACCCGTCACGCTCGGGGTGTTCTTCCCCGACGTGGCGGCGGCCGCGGCGGCAGCGGCATCCGTCACAGCAGCCAGACTGCGCCCGGCCGTCATGGAGCTCATCGATCCCGTCGCCCTGGCGTTCATCAGGGCACACCTCGGGTCTGAGGCCTTCGTCGGCACGCCGCTCGACGGCTCGCCGCTCGATAGCGCGACGGGAGGAGCCGCTGATGCCCCGGCATTCCTGCTGGTGCAGTTCGACGGCCCGGCCGCCGCCGCGGAGGCCGAGGCGGCGCTTCCCGTGCTCGTGGCCGCTGGAGGAGCGGCCCAGCTCGCTGCCGATGCCGCGGCAGGGGAGCGACTCCTGGCCATCCGGCGCGCCTTCCACGCGTCTGTGGCAGCCGGCGGCGAGGTTCTCATCGAAGACGTCTCGGTGCCCAGATCCCGCATGGCCGAGATGTTCGTGACCATCGCCGAGATCGGCGACCGCCATGGACTCGCCATACCGACTGTCGCGCATGCTGGCGACGGCAACCTGCATCCGAACTTCATCTACGCGGGCGACTCGGTTCCGGATGCCGTCTGGCAGGCAGCCGACGAGCTGTTCCGGGCAGCGCTGGCGCTGGGCGGCACCCTCACCGGGGAACACGGCGTCGGCCTGTTGAAGCGGCGCTGGCTGGCAGACGAGCTGGGCGACGACTCCTACGGCCTGCAGCGCGAGCTCAAGCGCGTCTTCGACCCCCAGGGAATCCTCAACCCGGGCAAGGTCTTCGCCGAGTAG
- a CDS encoding lamin tail domain-containing protein, which translates to MRTTWRAATAALLTSLVLAAPLTAALGQADAAAAAPTATELRINEVESDGGTPGDWIELANPSAASVDASGLVLKDNDDTHAFVIPSGSTIAAGGFLALDVDPSFGLGKADSARLFTADGVLIDSYTWAAHAVGTTYGRCADATGDFTTTASVTKGAANDCGAGTPTPTPTPTPTPTPTPTPTTPPAEASALRINEIESNPDDWVEFINTSDAALDASGYRFKDGDDAHDFFVIPDGSVIAAHGLLVVDALPWGLGAPETARLYAPDGTTLVDSHSWTNHAAASLGRCPDGSGAIVATSSVTKGAVNDCSVAVRINEVESSGVDGDWIELRNIGAPADISGLVLTDNDPSHELVIPAGTLLPANGYVSFATEPSFGLGGADSARLLSADRGTVIDSYSWTTHAPTSYGRCPDGTGEFITTADPTRDVANSCVVSAPVDAWPGGASVTTADVVGVLGGNMSGLVHEQTGSAASAGTLWAAKNGPGALYNLAWDGSVWAPITTDGWSGGKALHYPDGTGDVDAEGVTITGAGASGGVFVASERNNASNAVSRLSVLKYDVSGSATSLTATHEWNLTADLPAVGANAGFEAVTWVPDAWLTARGLLDQSTGALYDPARYPDHTGGLFLVGVETAGAVYAYALDQTTGAFTRVASFASGLTSVMELGFDAEKSAVWAVCDDTCQGRSILLDIAQSGVDDGRFVGVAAYERPAGMPNLNNEGFVVMPQSQCVNGSKPVYYADDAATDGHALRAGTIDCTVLPVDPTDPTDPTDPTDPTDPTGPTDPTDPTDPTDPTDPTDPTDPTDPVTPGVPTPIPGDQLTEANRGSVSTASGALAGQRFTVSVGTEHAGEKVDVWLYSTPRHVGRIQVGVAGTVTITIPVDTVAGAHRIAVTDANGELIGWTDITITAAAVADGSGDPDAATPSTLASTGSDAGGAAMLAGALLSIGVALLVVRRRRAAFRPLVE; encoded by the coding sequence ATGCGAACGACCTGGCGGGCTGCGACTGCGGCCCTGCTCACCTCCCTGGTGCTGGCGGCACCTCTCACGGCGGCGCTCGGTCAGGCCGATGCTGCCGCAGCGGCTCCGACCGCGACCGAGCTGCGCATCAACGAGGTGGAGTCCGACGGCGGAACCCCCGGCGACTGGATCGAGCTCGCGAACCCGAGCGCGGCATCTGTCGACGCCTCCGGCCTCGTGCTCAAGGACAACGACGACACCCACGCCTTCGTCATCCCGAGCGGTTCGACCATCGCGGCCGGCGGCTTCCTCGCGCTCGACGTCGACCCGTCGTTCGGTCTCGGCAAGGCCGACTCCGCACGCCTCTTCACGGCCGACGGCGTGCTCATCGACTCCTACACCTGGGCCGCCCACGCCGTCGGAACCACCTACGGACGATGCGCCGACGCGACGGGTGACTTCACCACGACGGCGTCGGTCACGAAGGGAGCCGCCAACGACTGCGGCGCCGGAACGCCGACGCCCACCCCGACGCCGACTCCGACGCCCACCCCGACGCCCACCCCGACGACTCCGCCGGCGGAGGCATCCGCCCTGCGCATCAACGAGATCGAATCGAACCCCGACGACTGGGTGGAGTTCATCAACACCTCGGATGCCGCGCTCGATGCCTCCGGCTACAGGTTCAAGGACGGCGACGACGCGCACGACTTCTTCGTAATCCCCGACGGATCGGTGATCGCGGCTCACGGGTTGCTCGTGGTCGACGCTCTTCCCTGGGGCCTGGGCGCCCCCGAGACCGCTCGCCTCTACGCTCCCGACGGCACCACGCTCGTCGACAGCCACTCCTGGACGAACCACGCCGCCGCCAGCCTCGGCCGCTGCCCCGACGGGAGCGGCGCCATCGTCGCCACCTCGTCCGTCACCAAGGGCGCCGTGAACGACTGCAGTGTCGCCGTGCGCATCAACGAGGTCGAATCGAGCGGAGTCGACGGCGACTGGATCGAGCTGCGCAACATCGGAGCTCCGGCGGACATCTCGGGCCTCGTGCTCACCGACAACGACCCGAGCCACGAGCTCGTCATTCCGGCGGGAACCCTGCTTCCTGCCAACGGCTACGTCTCCTTCGCGACGGAGCCCTCCTTCGGACTCGGCGGCGCAGACTCGGCGAGGCTGCTCTCCGCCGACCGCGGCACCGTCATCGACTCCTACAGCTGGACCACCCACGCCCCCACGAGCTACGGACGCTGCCCCGATGGCACCGGCGAGTTCATCACGACCGCTGACCCCACGCGCGATGTAGCCAACTCCTGTGTCGTGAGCGCGCCCGTCGACGCCTGGCCGGGCGGAGCATCCGTCACCACGGCGGATGTCGTAGGCGTGCTCGGCGGCAACATGAGCGGACTCGTGCACGAGCAGACCGGTTCCGCCGCCTCGGCCGGCACTCTCTGGGCCGCGAAGAACGGCCCCGGAGCGCTCTACAACCTCGCCTGGGACGGCAGCGTCTGGGCTCCGATCACGACCGACGGCTGGTCCGGCGGCAAGGCCCTGCACTACCCGGACGGTACCGGCGACGTCGATGCCGAAGGCGTCACGATCACGGGGGCCGGAGCATCCGGTGGCGTGTTCGTCGCCTCGGAGCGCAACAACGCGAGCAACGCCGTCAGCCGCCTCTCGGTTCTCAAGTACGACGTGTCCGGAAGCGCGACCTCTCTCACCGCGACGCACGAGTGGAACCTCACCGCCGACCTGCCCGCCGTCGGCGCCAATGCCGGCTTCGAGGCGGTGACGTGGGTTCCGGATGCGTGGCTCACGGCGCGCGGACTGCTCGATCAGAGCACCGGCGCACTGTACGACCCCGCGCGTTACCCCGACCACACGGGCGGCCTGTTCCTCGTCGGCGTCGAGACGGCCGGAGCGGTCTACGCCTACGCCCTCGACCAGACCACGGGAGCATTCACGCGAGTCGCATCGTTCGCGAGCGGCCTGACCAGCGTCATGGAGCTCGGCTTCGACGCCGAGAAGAGCGCGGTGTGGGCGGTCTGCGACGACACCTGCCAGGGGCGCAGCATCCTGCTCGACATCGCGCAGTCTGGCGTCGACGACGGCAGGTTCGTGGGCGTCGCAGCCTACGAGCGACCGGCGGGCATGCCGAACCTCAACAACGAGGGCTTCGTCGTGATGCCCCAGTCGCAGTGCGTGAACGGATCCAAGCCGGTCTACTACGCCGACGATGCGGCGACAGATGGCCACGCGCTGCGCGCTGGCACCATCGACTGCACGGTGCTGCCGGTCGACCCGACCGATCCGACGGATCCGACCGATCCGACTGATCCGACCGATCCCACGGGTCCGACCGATCCGACCGACCCAACGGACCCGACGGATCCCACGGATCCCACGGATCCCACGGATCCCACTGACCCGGTGACGCCGGGCGTCCCGACCCCGATCCCCGGTGACCAGCTCACCGAGGCGAACCGCGGATCGGTGTCCACGGCATCCGGAGCGCTCGCAGGACAGCGCTTCACGGTGTCGGTCGGCACGGAGCACGCGGGGGAGAAGGTCGACGTCTGGCTGTACTCGACGCCGCGGCACGTCGGGCGTATCCAGGTCGGCGTCGCGGGAACCGTGACCATCACGATCCCCGTCGACACCGTGGCCGGCGCGCATCGCATCGCCGTGACGGACGCGAACGGTGAGCTCATCGGCTGGACCGACATCACGATCACGGCGGCCGCTGTGGCCGACGGTTCAGGCGATCCGGATGCCGCGACTCCGAGCACGCTGGCCTCGACGGGATCCGACGCCGGGGGAGCAGCGATGCTCGCCGGCGCCCTGCTGTCGATCGGTGTCGCGCTGCTCGTCGTCCGACGGCGTCGGGCCGCCTTCCGCCCCCTGGTCGAGTAG
- a CDS encoding alpha/beta fold hydrolase: protein MPRPPRSRIRRAQPPLTRATTFTDDGITLVVKESVTTTGRPFVLVPGIGVASRYFGPLAAALLTRGPVFVLELPGMGDAPEPRDPLPMERYGSLVARWLEASGITDAVLVGHSMGTQVVVEAALQHPAAVGHVVLIGSVTNPSEKSLPQQMLRLAQDSLRERPDVNWIVASDYLKCGPRWMLKQAPVMVAYPMLERAADLRMPVLAMRGEHDPICSEAWNRSIAAAVPNGSHHTLPGRAHVGMYVDAATPAAIIVRFAGIASGVDDTREAGADRGARLESQAEA from the coding sequence ATGCCCAGGCCGCCGCGCTCGCGCATCCGGCGCGCGCAACCGCCGCTGACGCGCGCGACGACCTTCACCGATGACGGCATCACGCTCGTGGTGAAGGAGTCGGTCACCACGACGGGGCGCCCGTTCGTGCTCGTGCCCGGCATCGGCGTCGCGTCACGCTACTTCGGCCCTCTGGCGGCGGCACTGCTCACCCGTGGCCCGGTCTTCGTACTGGAGCTCCCCGGCATGGGAGACGCGCCGGAGCCGCGCGACCCACTGCCGATGGAACGCTACGGCTCACTCGTCGCCCGGTGGCTGGAGGCATCCGGAATCACGGATGCCGTGCTCGTCGGCCACTCCATGGGAACGCAGGTCGTCGTCGAGGCCGCTCTGCAGCACCCTGCTGCCGTTGGCCACGTCGTGCTCATCGGCTCGGTCACCAACCCTTCCGAGAAGTCGCTTCCGCAGCAGATGCTCCGGCTCGCGCAGGACAGCCTGCGCGAGCGTCCAGACGTCAACTGGATCGTGGCCTCGGACTACCTCAAGTGCGGACCACGATGGATGCTCAAGCAGGCTCCGGTCATGGTGGCCTACCCGATGCTCGAGCGAGCTGCCGACCTGCGGATGCCGGTGCTCGCGATGCGCGGCGAGCACGACCCCATCTGCTCCGAGGCATGGAACCGCAGCATCGCCGCTGCGGTGCCGAACGGCTCTCACCACACGCTTCCCGGCCGGGCGCACGTGGGCATGTACGTCGACGCCGCGACCCCCGCGGCCATCATCGTGCGCTTCGCCGGAATCGCGAGCGGCGTCGATGACACCAGGGAGGCCGGCGCCGACCGAGGCGCACGGCTCGAGAGCCAGGCGGAGGCCTGA
- a CDS encoding LLM class flavin-dependent oxidoreductase — protein sequence MRFGIVILPQHDWPEAVRYWRGAEELGFDHAWTYDHLSWRGLAGERWHATVPTLTAAAMVTERIRLGTFVASPNFRHPVPFAKDIATVDQISAGRVILGLGSGGTGFDAFVLGQAGLLPRERYERFAEFTEALDTLLRFEPLTPAVADAPIDGSMPADDVIDPAVAEPGTAGISFSGGWYTAVDARMVGGPAQEPRMPFLVAADGPRALRLAARFGQGWVTTGGDADTIELWWGRLRELSDRLAVACEEEGRDPASIDRSLLFDSQTKFALESVDAFEDAVGRASELGFTDFMTHWPRENGLYAGSEAVLEEVASRLDRWR from the coding sequence ATGCGCTTCGGAATCGTCATTCTGCCCCAACACGACTGGCCGGAGGCCGTCCGCTACTGGCGCGGCGCCGAAGAGCTCGGCTTCGACCACGCCTGGACCTATGACCACCTGTCCTGGCGTGGACTCGCGGGCGAACGCTGGCACGCGACGGTCCCCACCCTCACCGCCGCGGCGATGGTCACCGAGCGCATCCGGCTCGGAACTTTCGTCGCCTCACCCAACTTCAGGCATCCGGTGCCCTTCGCCAAAGACATCGCCACTGTCGACCAGATCTCGGCCGGGCGCGTCATCCTCGGCCTCGGATCGGGCGGAACGGGCTTCGACGCCTTCGTGCTCGGCCAGGCCGGGCTGCTCCCGCGTGAGCGCTACGAGCGCTTCGCCGAGTTCACCGAGGCGCTCGACACCCTGCTGCGGTTCGAGCCGCTGACGCCCGCCGTCGCCGATGCCCCCATCGACGGCTCCATGCCGGCCGACGACGTCATCGACCCCGCCGTGGCCGAACCGGGAACGGCGGGCATCTCCTTCTCGGGCGGCTGGTACACGGCCGTCGACGCCCGCATGGTCGGCGGACCGGCGCAGGAGCCGCGGATGCCGTTCCTCGTCGCAGCCGATGGTCCGCGGGCGCTCAGGCTGGCGGCCAGGTTCGGCCAGGGCTGGGTGACCACCGGGGGAGACGCCGACACGATCGAGCTGTGGTGGGGGCGACTCCGCGAGCTCTCGGACCGGCTTGCCGTCGCGTGCGAGGAGGAAGGGCGAGACCCGGCATCCATCGACCGGTCGCTGCTGTTCGACTCGCAGACGAAGTTCGCGCTCGAGAGCGTCGACGCCTTCGAGGACGCCGTCGGGCGCGCGTCGGAGCTGGGCTTCACCGACTTCATGACGCACTGGCCACGGGAGAACGGGCTCTACGCCGGCTCCGAGGCTGTTCTCGAGGAGGTCGCCTCGCGGCTCGATCGCTGGCGCTGA
- the rpsO gene encoding 30S ribosomal protein S15, translated as MALDADVKKAIIEEYATHPGDTGSPEVQIALMTKRIKDLTEHLKEHKHDHHSRRGLLLLVGQRRRLLGYLSDVDITRYRTLIERLGLRR; from the coding sequence ATGGCACTGGATGCAGACGTCAAGAAGGCGATCATCGAAGAGTACGCAACCCACCCCGGTGACACCGGATCCCCCGAGGTCCAGATCGCTCTGATGACCAAGCGGATCAAGGATCTCACCGAGCACCTCAAGGAGCACAAGCACGACCACCACTCGCGTCGTGGACTGCTTCTCCTGGTGGGCCAGCGTCGCCGTCTGCTCGGATACCTCTCCGACGTGGACATCACGCGCTACCGCACGCTCATCGAGCGTCTCGGACTGCGCCGCTAG